In Camelina sativa cultivar DH55 chromosome 16, Cs, whole genome shotgun sequence, a single window of DNA contains:
- the LOC109129675 gene encoding putative defensin-like protein 262, giving the protein MEKTSLKLVFLFSLAVIAFCSSLGDAREMMVEEEVNCIDGKCPQGKKNCNCLPPVAHIMDNNGRVCTVDLDCYKYCPPQCKFGTCACRCDIGCCTCTC; this is encoded by the exons ATGGAGAAAACGTCTCTcaagcttgttttcttgttctcCCTCGCAGTCATAGCATTTT GTTCTTCTTTGGGTGATGCAAGAGAGATGATGGTGGAGGAAGAAGTGAACTGCATCGACGGCAAATGTCCTCAAGGAAAGAAGAACTGTAACTGCTTGCCGCCAGTAGCACATATAATGGATAATAACGGTCGGGTTTGTACTGTAGATCTTGACTGTTACAAGTACTGTCCTCCGCAATGCAAGTTTGGAACATGTGCCTGTAGGTGTGATATTGGTTGTTGTACATGTACCTGTTAA
- the LOC109129513 gene encoding putative defensin-like protein 262, with translation MEKTSLKLVFLLSLIVIAFCSCLGDAREMMVEEVSCIEGKCPEGMKNCNCLPQRAHIERNDYGQPCDVASDCDKFCPSECKPETCSCSCDFGCTCTCY, from the exons ATGGAGAAAACATCTCTcaagcttgttttcttgttatcCCTCATAGTCATAGCATTTT GTTCGTGTTTGGGTGATGCAAGAGAGATGATGGTGGAGGAAGTGTCTTGCATCGAAGGTAAATGTCCTGAAGGAATGAAGAACTGTAACTGCTTGCCGCAAAGAGCACATATAGAGAGAAATGATTACGGTCAGCCTTGCGATGTAGCTAGTGACTGTGACAAGTTCTGTCCTTCGGAATGCAAGCCTGAAACCTGTTCCTGTAGTTGTGATTTTGGTTGTACATGTACCTGTTATTGA